A single genomic interval of Zingiber officinale cultivar Zhangliang chromosome 4A, Zo_v1.1, whole genome shotgun sequence harbors:
- the LOC121969867 gene encoding lon protease-like isoform X1, translating to MRRAKDQYVLRMRKEKRHSLNRKLKACMRNVQNLQRRIFHVSKWCLPRDPSSIRRAMAQLARARKNMIDAEYWHHLAKVLHLTFTDQMEVIELLGYTLEEKRKIALKHLIPRVLEKHGISSQFLQIPEDSVPWGMYGHSS from the exons ATGAGAAGAGCAAAGGATCAATATGTTTTGAGaatgagaaaagaaaagagacatTCATTAAATAGAAAATTGAAAGCTTGTATGCGCAACGTGCAAAACTTACAGAGAAGGATATTTCACGTTTCCAAATG GTGCTTACCTCGTGATCCAAGTTCAATAAGGAGAGCGATGGCTCAACTTGCACGCGCTAGGAAGAACATGATTGATGCTGAGTACTGGCACCACCTTGCAAAAGTTCTTCATCTGACCTTCACTG ATCAAATGGAAGTCATTGAGCTTCTTGGCTATACACTTGAAGAAAAACGAAAGATAGCTCTCAAGCATCTTATACCACGAGTCTTAGAGAAGCATGGCATAAGTTCTCAGTTCCTTCAAATTCCTGAG GATTCAGTCCCTTGGGGCATGTATGGGCACAGTTCATGA
- the LOC121969867 gene encoding uncharacterized protein LOC121969867 isoform X2, with protein sequence MRRAKDQYVLRMRKEKRHSLNRKLKACMRNVQNLQRRIFHVSKWCLPRDPSSIRRAMAQLARARKNMIDAEYWHHLAKVLHLTFTDQMEVIELLGYTLEEKRKIALKHLIPRVLEKHGISSQFLQIPEI encoded by the exons ATGAGAAGAGCAAAGGATCAATATGTTTTGAGaatgagaaaagaaaagagacatTCATTAAATAGAAAATTGAAAGCTTGTATGCGCAACGTGCAAAACTTACAGAGAAGGATATTTCACGTTTCCAAATG GTGCTTACCTCGTGATCCAAGTTCAATAAGGAGAGCGATGGCTCAACTTGCACGCGCTAGGAAGAACATGATTGATGCTGAGTACTGGCACCACCTTGCAAAAGTTCTTCATCTGACCTTCACTG ATCAAATGGAAGTCATTGAGCTTCTTGGCTATACACTTGAAGAAAAACGAAAGATAGCTCTCAAGCATCTTATACCACGAGTCTTAGAGAAGCATGGCATAAGTTCTCAGTTCCTTCAAATTCCTGAG ATTTGA